One segment of Pseudodesulfovibrio sp. 5S69 DNA contains the following:
- a CDS encoding NifU family protein, translating into MREKVEAVLDKVRPMLQGDGGDVELVEVTDSGIVKVRLTGACKGCPMSQMTLKNGIERIILKELPEVKGVEAV; encoded by the coding sequence ATGCGAGAAAAAGTGGAAGCCGTACTGGACAAGGTCCGTCCCATGCTCCAGGGCGACGGCGGCGACGTGGAACTGGTCGAAGTCACCGACTCCGGCATCGTCAAGGTTCGCCTGACGGGCGCCTGCAAGGGCTGCCCCATGTCCCAGATGACCCTCAAGAACGGCATCGAACGGATCATCCTCAAGGAACTCCCCGAAGTAAAAGGCGTCGAAGCCGTGTAG
- a CDS encoding HDOD domain-containing protein: MAEESARVKAGDAFAPETLEAAKKLLTKRFKFIKKPDDSLKRLARLGVRRVAADMTANPHRFERLEAESPLPEVLPLDPLDILRHDHQLPALPQVFLELQQAISSRSNSADDLAEIISQDPGLTAFLLRMVNSAFYSLPMQIDTISRAVTVVGVNQLSTLAVGTSVMSLFKDVPADVINMEQFWKHSICCGLIARRLCRITGQGDPERAFVSGLLHDIGQLILLQVEPERATAVHAHARAKDVVLFAEEKALLGFDHATLGGMLLRKWNFPYVLVSAVLEHHQPKAGHKESEPLLVHCAETIATGLGVGSSGEFFVQPPCPEVWASMHFTPELMDEMVEDLDEELDEAFAILIDQ, translated from the coding sequence ATGGCTGAAGAAAGCGCCAGGGTGAAGGCCGGGGATGCGTTCGCGCCCGAGACCCTCGAAGCGGCAAAGAAACTGCTGACCAAGCGGTTCAAGTTCATAAAGAAACCGGACGATTCCCTGAAGCGGCTGGCCCGCCTCGGGGTCAGGCGCGTGGCCGCGGACATGACCGCGAATCCGCACCGCTTCGAGCGGCTCGAAGCCGAGTCTCCACTGCCCGAGGTCCTGCCCCTGGACCCCTTGGACATCCTGCGCCATGACCACCAGCTCCCGGCCCTGCCGCAGGTCTTCCTCGAACTGCAACAGGCCATCAGTTCCCGGTCCAATTCGGCCGACGACCTGGCCGAGATCATCAGCCAGGACCCCGGCCTGACCGCCTTTCTCCTGCGCATGGTCAACTCCGCCTTCTACTCCCTGCCCATGCAGATCGACACCATCTCGCGAGCCGTCACCGTGGTCGGCGTGAACCAGCTGTCCACCCTGGCCGTGGGCACCTCGGTCATGTCCCTGTTCAAGGACGTGCCCGCCGACGTCATCAACATGGAGCAGTTCTGGAAGCATTCCATCTGCTGCGGTCTCATCGCCCGGCGGCTGTGCCGCATCACGGGCCAGGGAGACCCGGAACGGGCCTTCGTGTCCGGCCTGCTGCACGACATCGGCCAGCTCATCCTGCTCCAGGTGGAGCCGGAACGGGCCACGGCCGTGCACGCCCACGCGCGGGCCAAGGACGTGGTCCTGTTTGCCGAGGAAAAGGCGTTGCTCGGGTTCGACCACGCCACCTTGGGCGGCATGCTCCTGCGCAAATGGAATTTCCCCTATGTCCTGGTCTCGGCCGTGCTCGAACACCACCAGCCCAAGGCGGGCCACAAGGAGAGCGAGCCGCTCCTGGTCCATTGCGCCGAGACCATCGCCACCGGCCTGGGCGTCGGCTCCAGCGGCGAGTTCTTTGTCCAGCCCCCATGCCCCGAGGTCTGGGCCTCCATGCACTTCACCCCGGAGCTGATGGACGAGATGGTCGAGGACCTGGACGAGGAGCTCGACGAGGCCTTCGCCATCCTCATCGACCAATAG
- a CDS encoding OprD family outer membrane porin — MSAKFSHLVLACLLSLILALPGYAADEKEASKWGTVTGQARLYYFTQRNKDTGQEFDNIKESLALGGWLKYETPWIEDIFGVGAALYGTAPISGELNQPDQGGTGLLTSKNEGFAVLAEAYLKARYADTEARVWRQRIETPFINGNDSRMLPQTFEAYGLKTNAIDDLELSLFWVDKEKGRDTELFKSMSYMAGLRGVDRGVVMAGADWKPVASLPTRFWNYYAPDLDNTFFTQFKYTFGDPKDVQYSVLFQGVDQRSVGDQLNGVYSGQEAGLMGTLKYSGFTFDLGGSIVNDDTTIRNSWGVYPFFNNMMAYNFSRAGEKAILLGVGYDFSRIGWDGYRADIKAGLGDTPDTGPHASFDRSEYDLNIYYDFDGDLKGMSLLSRFSYQDEDASMGGKDGYQVRLRLQYNFQLL, encoded by the coding sequence GTGTCCGCCAAATTTTCGCACCTCGTCCTGGCCTGTCTCCTTTCCCTGATCCTCGCCCTGCCGGGCTATGCCGCCGATGAAAAGGAGGCCTCCAAGTGGGGCACCGTGACCGGCCAGGCCCGGCTCTATTATTTCACCCAGCGCAACAAGGACACGGGCCAGGAGTTCGACAACATCAAGGAGTCCCTGGCACTGGGCGGCTGGCTCAAGTACGAGACCCCGTGGATAGAGGACATCTTCGGCGTGGGCGCGGCCCTGTACGGCACGGCACCCATCAGCGGCGAGCTCAACCAGCCGGACCAGGGCGGCACCGGGCTGCTCACTTCGAAAAACGAGGGCTTCGCGGTCCTGGCCGAGGCATACCTGAAGGCCCGCTATGCCGATACCGAGGCGCGCGTCTGGCGGCAGCGCATCGAGACCCCGTTCATCAACGGCAACGACAGCCGCATGCTCCCGCAGACCTTTGAGGCCTACGGCCTGAAGACCAACGCCATCGACGACCTGGAGCTGTCCCTGTTCTGGGTGGACAAGGAAAAGGGCCGCGACACCGAGCTGTTCAAGTCCATGAGTTACATGGCCGGGCTCAGAGGCGTCGATCGGGGCGTGGTCATGGCCGGCGCCGACTGGAAACCCGTCGCCTCCCTGCCGACGCGGTTCTGGAACTACTACGCCCCGGACCTGGACAACACCTTTTTCACCCAGTTCAAGTACACCTTCGGCGATCCCAAGGACGTCCAGTACTCCGTGCTCTTTCAGGGCGTGGACCAGCGCAGCGTGGGGGACCAGTTGAACGGCGTCTACAGCGGGCAGGAGGCCGGGCTCATGGGCACCCTCAAGTACAGCGGGTTCACCTTCGACCTGGGCGGGTCCATCGTCAACGACGACACGACCATCCGCAACTCCTGGGGCGTCTATCCGTTCTTCAACAACATGATGGCCTACAATTTCTCGCGGGCCGGGGAAAAGGCGATCCTGCTCGGCGTGGGCTACGACTTCTCGCGCATCGGCTGGGACGGCTACCGGGCGGACATCAAGGCCGGTCTGGGCGACACCCCGGACACGGGCCCCCACGCCTCCTTCGACCGCAGTGAATACGACCTCAATATTTATTACGACTTCGACGGCGATCTGAAGGGGATGAGCCTCCTCAGCCGCTTCTCCTATCAGGACGAGGACGCGAGCATGGGCGGCAAGGACGGCTATCAGGTCCGGCTGCGGCTCCAGTACAACTTCCAACTGCTCTAG
- a CDS encoding MBL fold metallo-hydrolase produces the protein MARLTIETFILGPDETNCYLVSMGGRAVVVDVGLEPDRLIERITALDLALEGVYLTHFHLDHIGGVKELLEVHPAPVFGSGEDEFLKELSFEAGGSREFARFIDFPYTALGPGRRTALDQPFFVLDTPGHTPGGLSYFFPAAGCVFVGDLLFMIAVGRTDLPRGSSSELLSSIRSRIFTLPDDTRVYSGHGPMTTVRHEKENNPHFIF, from the coding sequence ATGGCCAGACTGACCATAGAGACCTTCATCCTCGGTCCGGACGAGACCAACTGCTATCTGGTGAGCATGGGCGGCCGCGCCGTGGTCGTGGACGTCGGCCTGGAGCCGGACCGGCTGATCGAGCGCATCACGGCCCTCGATCTGGCCCTGGAGGGCGTGTACCTGACCCACTTCCACCTGGACCATATCGGCGGGGTCAAGGAACTCCTTGAGGTCCATCCCGCACCGGTCTTCGGCAGCGGGGAGGACGAATTCCTCAAGGAACTCTCCTTCGAGGCGGGCGGCAGTCGGGAGTTCGCGCGGTTCATCGACTTTCCGTACACCGCCTTGGGGCCGGGACGGCGCACGGCGCTGGACCAGCCGTTCTTCGTCCTGGACACCCCCGGCCACACGCCGGGCGGGCTGTCCTATTTCTTCCCGGCCGCTGGGTGCGTGTTCGTGGGCGACCTGCTGTTCATGATCGCCGTGGGCCGCACCGACCTGCCGCGCGGCAGCTCCTCGGAGCTGCTTTCCTCCATCCGCTCACGCATCTTCACCCTGCCGGACGACACCCGCGTCTACTCCGGACACGGGCCCATGACCACGGTGCGCCACGAGAAGGAGAACAATCCGCACTTCATTTTTTGA
- a CDS encoding SGNH/GDSL hydrolase family protein — translation MLYFLGNCQMDFLSRSVAGLGLPVAHNELASPMTHASHPDGVPPALARLVREFDLGDAFNGRRPEDQFGLPRQGDEPALMVLNLFHETVPLFLHNDDGFIFHMNPAAWRADPALAAWMEAHCRPIAPNPATYLARYGQFLAHVRERLPDTPVLLVTRLNHYPAFGPAPYSYLENWSGLSREAPAHYAVWERELGVRTLDANRVFGGIWRESGRTIEAHCPFLKIELEERDGTVTGLRASRDVEHIGPLWARLADKVAAFMETGRIGYDAPETVPPEWDRPWQPSTMDDEAVIDRFASERNYPWAEAVGSFFMDLSRDRTPLLAASGEFMPVCHNTLHMVRAYGRIFKNPLLAAFCDAHRPIAEAFTDNGSLYQADYLARLDEIRAHALS, via the coding sequence ATGCTGTACTTCCTGGGCAACTGTCAAATGGATTTCCTGTCCCGGTCCGTGGCCGGGCTCGGCCTGCCCGTTGCTCATAATGAGCTGGCCTCGCCCATGACCCACGCGAGCCACCCGGACGGGGTCCCGCCCGCCCTGGCCCGCCTGGTCCGCGAGTTCGATCTCGGCGACGCCTTCAACGGACGGCGGCCGGAGGACCAGTTCGGCCTGCCCCGACAAGGGGACGAGCCCGCCCTGATGGTCCTGAACCTGTTCCACGAGACCGTTCCGCTCTTTCTGCACAATGATGATGGCTTCATCTTCCACATGAACCCGGCAGCCTGGCGCGCCGACCCGGCCCTGGCCGCCTGGATGGAGGCGCACTGCCGCCCCATCGCGCCCAACCCGGCCACCTATCTGGCCCGGTACGGCCAGTTCCTCGCCCACGTCCGCGAGCGGCTCCCGGACACGCCGGTCCTCCTGGTCACCCGCCTGAACCACTACCCGGCCTTTGGTCCGGCCCCGTACTCCTACCTGGAAAACTGGTCGGGCTTAAGCCGCGAGGCCCCGGCCCACTATGCGGTATGGGAACGAGAGCTGGGCGTGCGCACGCTCGACGCGAACCGCGTGTTCGGCGGCATCTGGCGTGAATCCGGCAGGACCATCGAGGCGCACTGCCCGTTCCTGAAAATCGAACTGGAAGAACGCGACGGCACGGTCACCGGGCTGCGCGCCTCGCGGGACGTGGAGCATATCGGCCCGCTGTGGGCGCGGCTGGCCGACAAGGTCGCGGCCTTCATGGAGACAGGGCGGATTGGATACGATGCGCCGGAAACCGTGCCGCCCGAATGGGACCGGCCGTGGCAGCCCTCGACCATGGACGACGAGGCGGTCATCGACCGCTTCGCCAGCGAGCGCAACTATCCCTGGGCCGAGGCGGTGGGCAGCTTCTTCATGGACCTCTCCCGCGACCGCACTCCCCTGCTGGCCGCATCCGGCGAGTTCATGCCCGTGTGCCACAATACCCTGCACATGGTCCGCGCCTACGGCCGCATCTTCAAGAACCCGCTGCTGGCCGCCTTCTGCGACGCCCACCGCCCGATTGCCGAGGCCTTCACCGACAACGGCTCCCTGTACCAGGCAGATTACCTGGCCCGCCTGGACGAAATCCGGGCGCACGCGCTGAGCTGA
- a CDS encoding alpha/beta fold hydrolase, whose protein sequence is MAILQTKDAVDIYYKDWGPESAQSIVFHHGWPLTADEWDSQMLYFLDKGFRVVAFDRRGDGRSSQVGDGIDMDHYAADTAELVDRLGLRDTVQVGHSTGGGVVARYVAGADKGRVAKAVLIGAVPPIMVKSDSNPEGTPMEVFDGFREQLLKNRAQFYHDVASGPFYGFNRDDVESQPGIVLNWWRQGMMGGAKAQYDCVQVFSETDFTEDLKKMDVPTLVLHGEDDQVVPIKDSAMRSIKMLKNGTLKTYPGYPHGMATIHADVINKDILEFIQGN, encoded by the coding sequence ATGGCTATATTACAGACCAAAGACGCCGTTGATATTTATTACAAGGATTGGGGTCCCGAGTCCGCACAGTCGATCGTGTTCCATCACGGCTGGCCTCTGACCGCCGACGAGTGGGATTCGCAGATGCTTTACTTCCTCGACAAGGGGTTCCGCGTCGTCGCCTTCGATCGCCGGGGCGACGGCCGGTCCTCGCAGGTCGGGGACGGCATCGACATGGACCACTATGCGGCGGATACCGCCGAGCTGGTGGACCGGTTGGGGCTGCGCGACACCGTCCAGGTCGGCCATTCCACCGGCGGCGGCGTGGTCGCCCGGTACGTGGCCGGGGCCGACAAGGGCCGGGTCGCCAAGGCCGTCCTCATCGGCGCGGTGCCCCCGATCATGGTCAAGTCCGACAGCAACCCCGAGGGTACGCCCATGGAGGTGTTCGACGGTTTCCGCGAGCAACTGCTCAAGAACCGGGCGCAATTCTACCACGACGTCGCTTCCGGGCCGTTCTACGGCTTCAACCGCGACGACGTGGAATCCCAGCCGGGCATCGTCCTGAACTGGTGGCGCCAGGGCATGATGGGCGGCGCCAAGGCCCAGTACGATTGCGTCCAGGTCTTTTCCGAGACCGACTTCACCGAGGACCTCAAGAAGATGGACGTTCCCACCCTGGTCCTGCACGGTGAGGACGACCAGGTCGTGCCCATCAAGGACTCGGCCATGCGCTCGATCAAAATGCTCAAGAACGGGACGCTCAAGACCTATCCGGGATATCCCCACGGCATGGCCACGATCCATGCGGACGTCATCAACAAGGACATTCTCGAATTCATTCAGGGCAACTGA
- a CDS encoding RHS repeat-associated core domain-containing protein, translated as MRLSGGLHDRDLGFVRFGWRDYDVRTGRWTALDPIGERGGDPDWYGYCFDDPVNGVDPLGLFAPLILGLAGATGIAGIGTTLAGLAADGLEALATVSR; from the coding sequence TTGAGGCTCTCGGGCGGCCTGCACGACCGGGACCTCGGTTTCGTCCGTTTCGGCTGGCGCGACTACGACGTCAGGACCGGCAGGTGGACCGCACTCGACCCCATCGGGGAGAGGGGCGGCGACCCGGACTGGTACGGGTATTGTTTTGATGACCCGGTAAACGGGGTGGATCCGCTGGGGTTGTTCGCACCGTTGATTTTGGGCCTTGCGGGGGCAACCGGCATTGCCGGGATTGGAACGACGTTGGCCGGACTTGCGGCCGATGGGCTGGAGGCGCTTGCTACCGTCAGTAGGTAG
- a CDS encoding sigma-54-dependent transcriptional regulator produces MNEERIALIVDDEPGHRMMVRAVLEDDGWIVLEAESGERALTVLAEEAESDTYPDVAMVDMKMPGMDGMQLLKELQIRRPSMPVVLLTAFGSVGSAVDAMKRGAFDYLTKPADNDELTAVLGKAFEYHKLLDENARLRAEVGSEPDFIGGSPGIERVRDLIGQAGPTEATVLILGQSGTGKELVAEGLHRASLRADKPLIKVNCAALPDDLLESELFGYEKGAFTGAVKDKPGRFQLADGGTLFLDEIGEMPGALQAKLLRALQEKTIEPLGSVRTIQVDARIIAATNRNLKREVEAGRFREDLYYRLAVLEIRIPPLCERKEDLPLLVSFLLRRLGNKNNKIIRTVTPAFLDALSGYDWPGNVRELENVLERALILSRSDALGPDLLPPQITGARENVVDMEFTHGGRPAPTPANLEEAEKQAIIQALEENGNHRERTAEALGISRRTLQYKLKKYGLTRR; encoded by the coding sequence ATGAACGAAGAACGTATCGCGCTGATCGTCGACGACGAGCCGGGCCACCGCATGATGGTCCGCGCCGTGCTGGAGGACGACGGCTGGATTGTGCTCGAAGCCGAGTCCGGCGAACGCGCCCTGACCGTGCTGGCAGAGGAGGCCGAGTCCGACACCTACCCGGACGTGGCCATGGTGGACATGAAGATGCCCGGCATGGACGGCATGCAGTTGCTCAAGGAACTCCAGATCCGACGGCCTTCCATGCCCGTGGTCCTGCTGACCGCCTTCGGCTCCGTGGGCAGCGCCGTGGACGCCATGAAGCGCGGGGCCTTCGACTACCTGACCAAGCCCGCGGACAACGACGAACTGACCGCCGTGCTCGGCAAGGCCTTTGAATACCACAAGCTGCTCGACGAGAACGCCCGGCTGCGCGCCGAAGTGGGCAGCGAGCCCGACTTCATCGGGGGCAGCCCCGGCATCGAGCGGGTGCGCGACCTCATCGGCCAGGCCGGGCCCACCGAGGCCACGGTGCTCATCCTGGGCCAGAGCGGCACCGGCAAGGAGCTGGTGGCCGAGGGGTTGCACCGGGCCAGCCTGCGGGCCGACAAGCCGCTCATCAAGGTCAACTGCGCGGCCCTGCCCGACGACCTCCTCGAATCCGAGCTCTTCGGCTACGAAAAGGGCGCCTTCACCGGCGCGGTCAAGGACAAGCCCGGCCGGTTCCAACTGGCCGACGGCGGCACCCTGTTCCTGGACGAGATCGGGGAGATGCCCGGCGCGCTCCAGGCCAAGCTCCTGCGCGCCCTCCAGGAAAAGACCATCGAGCCGCTCGGCTCGGTGCGTACCATCCAGGTGGATGCCCGGATCATCGCGGCCACCAACCGCAACCTGAAAAGAGAGGTCGAGGCGGGCCGCTTCCGTGAAGACCTCTACTACCGGCTGGCCGTGCTCGAAATCCGCATCCCGCCGCTGTGCGAGCGCAAGGAGGACCTGCCGCTGCTGGTCAGTTTCCTGCTCCGGCGGCTGGGCAACAAGAACAACAAGATCATCCGCACCGTCACCCCGGCCTTCCTCGACGCCCTGTCCGGCTACGACTGGCCCGGCAACGTCCGCGAGCTTGAAAACGTGCTCGAACGCGCCCTGATCCTGTCCCGGTCCGACGCGCTCGGCCCGGATCTCCTGCCGCCCCAGATCACCGGCGCGCGCGAAAACGTCGTCGACATGGAGTTCACCCACGGCGGCCGCCCCGCCCCCACGCCCGCCAACCTCGAAGAGGCCGAAAAACAGGCCATCATCCAGGCCCTCGAAGAAAACGGCAACCACCGCGAACGCACCGCCGAAGCCCTCGGCATCAGCCGCCGCACCCTGCAGTACAAGCTCAAGAAGTACGGGCTGACGCGCCGCTAG
- a CDS encoding two-component system sensor histidine kinase NtrB, with product MDVVHPEGREKGPLVALVLALIVLGLGSLYLTWQSIAQQRRIVEDHMVMTGNSILRGVDNNIFRIARTLRMGNQSSTLFRTMTEELFTELAKSDDIEFVTLFNRAGRPIVTSVKKGMHPIFRLPDAVAEDIEPGRAWHVMAEVNKTSVLLSGLQVRSGIAALLGVGGPDGERGLGRGGMGDMGDMDDMGPDMMFDNTQSQVYLVVGLNAEKHMRQFRQYRQAATYQTGYVFLAAVVLWSLAFAYLRRRGASRKLIRLERFQNKLLDNMPDGLVTLAEDGEILAANRSARELLAPGPAEEPEPEAEDPGARPQGGDGAGKRGEDGLVPPPEIVGANWRDFDFGRQTSENPPSGPVEWEQFDYQGRQLEILFLPFQEHDEDAAPELGQRLVLIRDRTQIRCLEEDLNEAKRLAAIGSLAAGVAHEVRNPLSSLRGFAQLFATKLKGQAPLDQYAAAMVQEADRLNRVVTDLLYLARPRQLDPSFIDLFKVGDSLRQLMRFDFEDKLIEPEFDFGPEPVWADPDALRQVLLNLISNSLDAIQGCADCDKPGHIRLVSMRGHKGVWIIVADDGPGMDPDIQDEAFKPFVTGKKTGTGLGLAIVQNIMRAHKGRVIIESEQGRGTEMKLFFPDPQPSADKESES from the coding sequence ATGGATGTAGTTCACCCGGAAGGCAGGGAGAAGGGGCCCCTGGTCGCCCTGGTTCTGGCGCTCATCGTGCTGGGACTGGGCAGCCTCTACCTGACCTGGCAGTCCATCGCGCAGCAGCGGCGGATCGTCGAGGACCACATGGTCATGACCGGCAACTCCATCCTGCGCGGTGTGGACAACAACATCTTCCGCATCGCCCGCACCCTGCGCATGGGCAACCAGTCCTCGACCCTGTTCCGGACCATGACCGAGGAACTCTTCACCGAACTGGCCAAGTCCGACGACATCGAATTCGTGACCCTGTTCAACCGCGCCGGGCGGCCCATCGTCACCTCGGTCAAGAAGGGCATGCATCCCATCTTCAGGCTGCCCGACGCCGTGGCCGAGGACATCGAGCCCGGCCGCGCCTGGCACGTCATGGCCGAGGTGAACAAGACCAGCGTGCTCCTGTCCGGCCTCCAGGTCCGGTCCGGCATCGCGGCCCTGCTCGGCGTGGGCGGCCCGGACGGCGAGCGCGGGCTCGGGCGCGGCGGCATGGGCGACATGGGCGACATGGACGACATGGGCCCGGACATGATGTTCGACAACACCCAGTCCCAGGTCTATCTGGTGGTCGGCCTCAACGCCGAAAAGCACATGCGCCAGTTCCGCCAGTACCGGCAGGCCGCCACCTACCAGACCGGCTACGTCTTCCTGGCCGCCGTGGTCCTGTGGTCCCTGGCCTTCGCCTACCTGCGCCGCCGGGGCGCCAGCCGCAAGCTCATCCGCCTGGAGCGGTTTCAGAACAAGCTGTTGGACAACATGCCCGACGGCCTGGTCACCCTGGCCGAGGACGGCGAGATCCTGGCCGCCAACCGTTCAGCCCGCGAACTGCTCGCCCCCGGACCCGCCGAGGAGCCCGAGCCCGAGGCCGAAGACCCCGGGGCCAGGCCTCAGGGTGGGGACGGTGCCGGAAAAAGGGGCGAGGACGGGCTCGTGCCGCCGCCCGAGATCGTGGGCGCCAACTGGCGCGATTTCGACTTCGGCCGCCAGACCAGCGAGAACCCGCCTTCCGGCCCGGTGGAGTGGGAGCAGTTCGACTACCAGGGCCGACAACTGGAAATCCTGTTCCTGCCCTTCCAGGAGCACGACGAGGACGCGGCCCCCGAGCTGGGCCAGCGGCTGGTGCTCATCCGCGACCGCACCCAGATCCGCTGCCTGGAAGAGGACCTGAACGAGGCCAAGCGGCTGGCCGCCATCGGTTCGCTGGCCGCGGGCGTGGCCCACGAGGTGCGCAACCCGCTCTCCTCGCTACGCGGCTTCGCCCAGCTCTTCGCCACCAAGCTCAAGGGCCAGGCGCCGCTCGACCAGTACGCCGCGGCCATGGTCCAGGAGGCGGACCGCCTTAACCGTGTGGTCACGGACCTGCTCTACCTGGCCCGGCCGCGCCAGTTGGACCCGTCGTTCATCGACCTGTTCAAGGTCGGCGACTCGCTCAGGCAGCTCATGCGCTTCGACTTCGAGGACAAGCTCATCGAGCCGGAGTTCGACTTCGGCCCGGAGCCGGTCTGGGCCGACCCGGACGCGCTCAGGCAGGTCCTGCTCAATCTCATTTCCAACAGCCTGGACGCCATCCAGGGGTGTGCCGACTGCGACAAGCCCGGCCACATCCGGCTGGTCTCCATGCGCGGCCACAAGGGTGTCTGGATCATCGTGGCCGACGACGGGCCGGGCATGGACCCGGACATCCAGGACGAGGCCTTCAAGCCCTTCGTTACCGGCAAGAAGACCGGCACCGGGCTGGGGCTGGCCATCGTCCAGAACATCATGCGTGCCCACAAGGGCCGGGTGATCATCGAATCCGAACAGGGCCGGGGGACCGAGATGAAGCTGTTCTTCCCCGATCCGCAGCCCTCGGCAGACAAGGAATCAGAGTCATGA
- a CDS encoding DUF4405 domain-containing protein, with protein MFRKITSLTALLSFLVTLITSVILYIVPEGRVAYWADWHLLGMTKTQWGDVHTTVGTLFLLALLLHIWLNWKPLMNYMKNRAREMVVMTGPMIVSFILVFLVFAGTLIGLPPMSTLLDYGAQIKEQATETYGNPPYGHAETSPLKKFCGFLGLDVNMALATLHQAGFDSSINENSLIKDIARSRGVSPQHVYDIIRGGQGGDPFAMMPAQPPEGTGKLTVAIVCKTYGLEPEEVLARLKAAGIDATLESTFKSLAGEHDMSPRDIYLIVKGK; from the coding sequence ATGTTCCGAAAAATCACGTCCCTTACCGCGCTTCTTTCCTTTCTCGTCACGCTCATCACCAGCGTGATCCTGTACATCGTGCCCGAAGGCCGCGTGGCCTACTGGGCCGACTGGCATCTGCTGGGCATGACCAAGACCCAGTGGGGAGACGTCCATACCACCGTGGGCACCCTGTTCCTCCTCGCCCTGCTCCTGCACATCTGGCTCAACTGGAAGCCGCTGATGAACTACATGAAGAACCGGGCGCGCGAGATGGTGGTCATGACCGGCCCCATGATCGTCAGCTTCATCCTGGTCTTCCTGGTTTTTGCGGGCACCCTCATCGGCCTGCCGCCCATGAGCACGCTGCTCGACTACGGCGCGCAGATCAAGGAGCAGGCCACCGAGACCTACGGCAACCCGCCTTACGGCCACGCCGAGACCAGCCCGCTCAAGAAATTCTGCGGCTTCCTCGGCCTGGACGTGAACATGGCCCTGGCCACTCTGCATCAGGCCGGGTTCGATTCGTCCATCAACGAAAATTCCCTGATCAAGGACATCGCCCGGTCGCGCGGGGTGAGCCCGCAGCACGTCTACGACATCATCCGCGGCGGACAGGGGGGCGACCCCTTCGCCATGATGCCCGCCCAGCCGCCCGAGGGCACCGGCAAGCTGACGGTCGCCATTGTGTGCAAGACCTACGGCCTGGAGCCGGAAGAGGTCCTGGCCCGGCTCAAGGCCGCGGGCATCGACGCCACCTTGGAATCCACCTTCAAGAGCCTTGCGGGCGAGCACGACATGTCGCCCCGGGACATCTACCTGATCGTCAAGGGCAAGTAA